The proteins below are encoded in one region of Winogradskyella helgolandensis:
- a CDS encoding RNA polymerase sigma factor — MKVIQLHKNETKLIERAANKNREAQHIMYELHAPKMLSVCRYYIKDVHQAEEVMLNGFFKVFKYLKTYKHEGSFEGWIRRIMVRESISYLRQKKKIEFAVEDDYLDEGSSNNINTNIEVAEIQQLIDSLPEGYRMVFVMYAIEGYKHNEIAELLKISEGTSKSQLFKARQMLQKKLKELNNSSYGTN, encoded by the coding sequence ATGAAAGTTATACAGCTTCATAAAAACGAAACAAAACTCATAGAACGCGCTGCGAATAAAAATCGCGAAGCACAGCATATAATGTACGAGTTACATGCTCCAAAAATGTTAAGTGTGTGTAGATACTATATTAAGGATGTACACCAAGCTGAAGAGGTAATGTTGAATGGTTTTTTTAAAGTGTTTAAATATTTGAAGACTTATAAACATGAAGGCAGCTTTGAAGGTTGGATAAGGCGAATAATGGTAAGAGAGTCCATATCTTATTTAAGGCAAAAAAAGAAAATTGAATTCGCTGTTGAAGATGATTATTTAGATGAAGGCTCGTCAAATAACATTAACACCAATATCGAAGTTGCAGAAATACAACAGCTTATAGATAGTTTGCCAGAAGGTTACCGAATGGTCTTTGTTATGTATGCGATAGAAGGGTATAAACACAATGAAATTGCAGAATTATTAAAAATTTCTGAAGGAACTTCTAAATCACAACTATTTAAAGCTAGACAGATGCTTCAGAAGAAATTAAAAGAATTAAATAACAGCAGTTATGGCACCAATTAA